The following nucleotide sequence is from Apium graveolens cultivar Ventura chromosome 4, ASM990537v1, whole genome shotgun sequence.
ttgatgataacctgtcctaaggtcaatcttggaaaaacatgtggcatcctttagttggtcaaagaggtcatctattcttggcaatgggtacttgttcttaatggtcagcttgttcagctctcgataatcgatgcacagtctcatgctgccgtccttcttcttcacaaataatacgggtgcaccccacggggacacacttggtctaatcattcctttatccaatagatcttgcagttgatcagccaactctttcatctcgacgggggccaaacgatacggggcctttgatactggtgccgtgccgggagctaaatcaatggcaaattctatctcccgatccggaggtagtccgggaagatccttgggaaatacatcctcaaactcgttaactacgggtatggtgtggatctcaggggtttctcgtttggtatccaccacgtgagccaagtaggcctcacatccttgccttaAAAGTCTTTTGGTCTGCACCATAGTTAGAAACTTCTTGGTTTGCCGTTGCCCCTTAATTATTACACTCTTACCACTAGGTGttttcaattttactttcttcccctcacaatcaatctgggcatggtttctagatagccaatccattcctaatatcacatcaaactcccctagtcgaaagggaattaaatctactgggtatcttactccacctaattctaggttgcagttagcataaacttgatttacagggataatctcttgattagctatttccacttgcaaagattctttcaaaggttccacttttaagttcaatttttcagcaaattccttagacacgaaagacttagtagctccagaatcaaatagcacATTGGCGGAATTGGAGTTTAGGAGGAGCGTACCTGCTATAACATTGGTGTTCCTCACGGCATCTTTCACAGTCATATTAAAGGTTCTGGCAGTCGGCACTCTGTTAGATGCAGCTACACTACCCCTTGAGCTAGCTGGGGCCGCCGCAGGGCAGTCCTTCCTCATGTGTCCTGTCTTTCCGCACTGGAAACACTTAGCCGCTTCCTGGTTACAAGCTGTGGCATAGTGCCCCACCttaccacatttaaagcatgtcacTGGTTTCTGCATACATTGCCCAGAATGCTTCTTACCACAGCTCTTGCATTCTGGCAGAGGGGGTCGTGGTTGGCTATGATAAGACATTCCCGTCTGGTTCCCGCTCCGGGCCACACTCACGCCCCCTGATCCCCCGAATCCTGTACTGCGGTTGGGTTGGGAGGCCGTCCCCCTGACAAACTTACTAGGGAAGCTTCCCCCTCCCACACTCCGGCTTTGACCATCAAACTTTCGCTTCTTAGTTTGCTTCATTTTCTGGCTCATTTCACTCCCTGCTTCAGCTATCGTGGCCTTCTGCACTAGGGTGGCATAGTCAGTTATCTCCAGAATTGCCAGCTTATTCTGAATCCACTgcttcaatccctgttgaaaTCTCTCAGCCTTTTGCTCTTCGGTACCCACCAGTTGTGGCACAAACCTCGACAATTCtgtgaacttagcttcatattccgctacgctcatattttcttgtttcagctctaggaactttcgctgcatctgaacctccataaacttcgggacatacttctttaaaaataactcagtgaatctttcccaagtaacaatcccttggggctccatatttttcttggcttcccaccaatagttagcctcACCCTTTAAGAGATAAGTGGCAAAATTAGTCTTGTGGGCTTCTTCAGTGCCGATTCGCTCAAAGGTCTTTTCTACCTCTTTTAGCCAAGCCCTGGCCTGAACTGGGTCAGTAACACCGTGAAACTCTGGGGGCTTGACCGACTTGAAAGATTTAAATGCATTAGCCATGGCCTGCTGGGGTTGCTGGGGTGGTCGTTGCTGCTGCAGGTTTTGCCTCAGAAGTTCTACAAACTGCTCCATAGGGTTCACTGGCATTTCCATCCCCTGAGTATCTTCAGCCTCTGACTCCTCATAGTCCtcatcatcatactcatttcgttCTTTGTTAAATCTTAATGGTGGGGTCTGTGCTCGATGCCCTTGCTCATTATTACTACCCTGGCCGCCAGATGCAGCCGGGCGAGTTCTTGTTACTATTCTCCTTGGCGACATTTTCCTGTTACATAAACTTATTTAGGTTGTTTCCACTTGCCAATTCTCATGCTTCCTGATTTGTTATGACAGTATGTAATTATGCAGGTATGAAAGAAGATTAAACCACAATCTAGAAATCGCAATTAAACAACAtgataattatacataatttggccATACGCCGGGTCTAGGTACAACATACTGAATAATAAAAGTACAATTTGccttaatacaataatccttagcTGGTGGCACTATCAAAGACAACAACCCAGAACAACTATCACAAAACAACTAAGTACCACCACTGAGgaacaacaaccaactactaACAGTGTCCACTAGCCATGAGTAACATCACGAATCCGCCTCATAGCGCGAACCACAACCCTAATAACCTCGCGCCTACTCACCAAGTCACGCTGGGGGGATAAGCGGTGAATCCTACCGATGGTCCTCTGCTCTATGCGGCGAATGGTCCTGCGCACGCGTCGGGCGCTGGGGTATCCTCGCCTGGCTCGGGCCTCTATCCTCATGTGCCGCTCGATGGAAAGCTGGTCCCTCAGCTCGGTAATACGGGCCTCAGCCGCTGTCAGATCAGCAGCATAGCGACCTACCACCCAGTCGTGAACTGCTAGGGATATGACTGGTAGGGGTGGTGGAAGTGGGGAATTTGCAGGAGTCGCTGCCACACCGTCAAGAATAGGGTCCATGCCGTCGTCGGTCTCAGTCCGTGCGGGACTAACTGGTACAGGGGATGAGGTGGGTGTCCTCACTGGGGTGGATGCCCCTAGCTCCGCCTCTAACTCCTCAGTCAGTGCAGTGACTCTAGCCTGCAGAGCTATCATCCTATCCATCAAATCTGCTACTCCCGTCTCGCTCTCGAGCTCAGCGACTCGAGCCTGGGCTGCTGAGATCCGATCTAACAAACGCTCTATCGACCTCTGATGCACATCCACCCTCATCATCTCTGGAGACGAAACCTCCGTGCTGCCGTATGGAATATCCTCAGGAGGGGCTATCTCAGTGTCTGGCTCAGTGGGGTCCTCCTCTGAGTCCTCCTCAGGGTCAGTCTCCGGGTACTCGAATACCTCTAAGCCCACAGTGGGGGCAGGGTCTGCTACCTCGATCTCAGCTAAAAGGGCCTCATCATGCTCTCTCTCGTACGCCTCTACAGCCTCAGGGTCTAACACATCGGGTACCTACAAGTCATTTAACACACGTATTACTATCCTTGGATACTTAAATCACCCCTAAGGGTTCTTAATATCAGTGCTACCCTCGTAGCCCGACTACGAACTCTATGTGAGTTCTAGTTCATTGATTCAGTTGATTCACCTAACATTTCTGAGACTTATAACctagggctctgataccatttctgtaacacccccaaattcaaggtcggg
It contains:
- the LOC141717051 gene encoding uncharacterized protein LOC141717051; translated protein: MARTRMTARKRVGDAREYRRLFVRQPPQVPDVLDPEAVEAYEREHDEALLAEIEVADPAPTVGLEVFEYPETDPEEDSEEDPTEPDTEIAPPEDIPYGSTEVSSPEMMRVDVHQRSIERLLDRISAAQARVAELESETGVADLMDRMIALQARVTALTEELEAELGASTPVRTPTSSPVPVSPARTETDDGMDPILDGVAATPANSPLPPPLPVISLAVHDWVVGRYAADLTAAEARITELRDQLSIERHMRIEARARRGYPSARRVRRTIRRIEQRTIGRIHRLSPQRDLVSRREVIRVVVRAMRRIRDVTHG